AGATATGGTTTATGTCTGGAAGCCAGTGTCATGCGGCCCAACATTTGAGCACATCTCCTGGCTCAGTCATGTCCACTTCACCTTTGGATGACTTTCAGGTATTCAGTTTGAAGTGCTGTTATTTAAGTGGTTAGCCTTGATAGAGTCCTGTTCTTCTGGAATTCCTATTTTTCATTGCGGCATTTCAGAATGGTTATTTAGTTATTGATCttatttccaaaattctaatcATTACTTTCTATTGCCTAATTTTGTCTTCAATTATGTAAACAAATCCTTTCTTAAATAGTGCAGTTAATGGTACTTTCTATCACTTGCAAGAGGGGCTCCATATGACTGGCTTATGCAGTGCTTGTTACAGAAGCAAACAAGAATCAGTTGTTATTCAGTGTTTGGTTTTCTCTGTTCCCTCACAATCCACTTATCACTTCTTCTCAAATTACTCTTCAAAAGAGGGTACATGAAAATAATGTACTGTATAGGTAACACTGTCTATgatatttgtaactttttttttgtaatgggTTCAACCTTATTAAGGAAGAGTTGATATTAGTActgaaatggttttattttccttattcctttttgtttactGCATTTATCCcttatttaaagttttctttcttttttttttttttgaggaagattagccctgagctaactaccgccagtcctcctcttttttgccgaggaagcctggccctgagctaacattgtgcccatcttcctctactttatatgtgggacggctaccgTAGCATGGCggcgccaagcagtgccatgtctgcagccaggatctgaaccggcaaaccccaggccactgagaagcgctgcgccactgggctggcccccttatttaaagtatttctaaAACCGATTTCTTTATAGACCAAATGAATACTTTGAAAATACCTCAAAAGTTCAGGGGAAATATGTTattgaggaagaagaggaatttttttttcataaattatctGGATTAATGATACgcatttattacattttctagATAAATGCCCGGCAGAATATTTTCAGTGTCATATAGTCAGTgatatgattttgttttgttcatttttataatgcTGTACCTTTTTTATCCAAACTTTAGActattattttcactatttattgCTTTCCGAGGCAAATAGATACCcccctctttttttaatgtaagagaaggggccagcccggtggcacagcggttaagtgcacatgttcagCTTCGGctgcctagggttcactggttcagatcccgggtgccgacatggcaccgcttggcacaccatactgtggtaggcgtcccacatataaagtagaggaagatgggcacggatgttagctcaagggccagtcttcctcagcaaaaaagaggaggattggcagcaattagctcagggctaatcttccaaaaaaaaattatgtaagagaaaatatttttctaggggTGAATTCTACTTGGGATTCATAATAGATACAAATAATATTTCTATATCTTTCCCTTATGGCTGATAAACAGGAAAATGCTAGCAAGTTAATTAAATTCCAAAACTGAGACCATTTATGTTACTAACAAACTTTTAGAACTATTAGAATACTTAAACTTTCTTATCATGAAGGACACAGTAAAATtaaacaatgaataaatgaaacctGCATTTGTATTGCAAACCTGCATTTCTATACAGCCTGCATTGTATTTCACTTCAACAAATGCTTTTCATAAAGCCATGGAGTTCTAGAAGCGGCCTTAGATAGTATCTGCTCCGATGTGTTCACTTCCAGCTTACGAAAGTGAGGCTCAAAGAGGGGAGCCGTCTTTTCCAGGATCATTTGGCAAGTTGGTGGCAGACCTCTGTCTCTAAGCTCACCAAATTGGCACAGTGGTCTAGAGAAGCATTGTTTGCAAGATTATCCACTTGGATGCAGGAAGGGAATattggaatttctatttttattcattatataaagttttttctgtatatattataATGAACATTATATTAATACAGTAGTGTATGTGTATAGCTTACAAAATAATTCATGAATATACATGTTGGGGACGTATCCTAacacttctttggagaaagacaTATGTATCAAATGCTCACAATTGACCACAGATCTAGAAACAGGATCTTCATAAATGGGAGAAATCCCCGTGTGATATGGGAGATCTAAGGCCATTTTTAAGGATAGGGAGGAGAGTAATTGGCCAGGTAGACTGCCACTGCCTAATGTTATATAACTGTCGTCTCCTCAGCTTCCCCCAGCCAAATCTATTGTACATTCTGCACAGTTTGTGCTGcacaaagaaatatgaagaaaagagaacagactagGTTACGGTTCAGTCCTGGCTCCCTTAATGATTGGGAGCTGTGCTTAGCGGAATATACCCTGTAGAAATAGTACATCATGGGTGTATAAAATATAGTGCCTCTCAGCACAGGGTTTGCAACGTAGATTCACctggtaaatatttgttataaaagcaAAGATAGATTAAGTAATCTGAAACTTAACTCttctctgtgtgtatctgtgtaatTTGCTGTCTAGGAATCCCAGTCAGAAGTTCCAGCCTGCCACTATTCTCTGATGCCATGCCAGGACCAACTCAACTGTTTTTTCCTCTGATCCGTAACTGTGAGCTGAGCAGAATCTATGGCACTGCGTGTTACTGCCACCACAAACATCTCTGCTGCTCATCCCCTTACCTTCCTCAAAGTCGCCTGAGGTACACATCCCACCCTGCGTATGCTACCTTTTGCCGGCCGAAGGACAACTGGTGGCAGTACACCCAAGGAAGAAGATATGCTTCCACACCGCAGAAGTTTTACCTCACACCTCCTCAAGTCAACAGCATCCTGAAAGCTAATGAATATAGTTTCAAAGTGCCAGAATTTGATGGCAAAAATGTCAGTTCTGTCCTTGGGTTTGACAGCAATCAGCTGCCTGCAAATGCACCCATCGAGGACCGGAGAAGTGCAGCAACCTGCTTGCAGACCAGAGGGATGCTTTTAGGGGTTTTTGATGGCCATGCAGGCTGTGCTTGTTCCCAGGCAGTCAGTGAAAGACTCTTTTATTATATTGCTGTCTCTTTGTTACCTCATGAGACTTTGCTAGAGATTGAAAATGCAGTGGAGAGTGGTCGGGCACTGCTACCCATTCTCCAGTGGCACAAGCACCCCAATGATTACTTCAGTAAGGAGGCGTCCAAACTGTATTTTAACAGCTTGAGGACTTACTGGCAAGAGCTTATAGACCTCAACACTGGGGAGTCAACTGATATTGATGTTAAGGAGGCTTTAATTAATGCTTTCAAGAGGCTTGATAATGACATCTCCTTGGAGGCTCAAGTCGGTGATCCCAATTCTTTCCTCAACTACCTGGTACTTCGAGTGGCATTTTCTGGGGCCACCGCTTGTGTAGCCCATGTGGATGGTGTTGACCTTCATGTGGCCAATACCGGTGATAGCAGAGCCATGCTGGGTGTTCAGGAAGAGGACGGCTCTTGGTCAGCAGTCACTCTCTCTAATGACCACAATGCTCAGAATGAAAGAGAACTGGAACGACTGAAATTGGAACACCCGAAGAATGAGGCCAAGAGTGTGGTGAAACAGGATCGGCTGCTTGGCTTGCTGATGCCTTTTAGGGCTTTTGGAGATGTCAAGTTCAAATGGAGCATTGACCTTCAAAAGAGAGTGATAGAATCTGGCCCAGACCAGTTGAATGACAATGAATATACCAAGTTTATCCCTCCTAATTATTACACACCTCCTTATCTCACTGCTGAGCCAGAGGTGACTTACCACCGATTAAGGCCACAGGATAAGTTTCTGGTGTTGGCTACTGATGGGTTGTGGGAGACAATGCATAGACAGGATGTGGTCAGGATTGTGGGTGAGTACCTAACAGGCATGCATCACCAACAGCCAATAGCTGTTGGTGGCTACAAGGTAACTCTGGGACAGATGCATGGCCTTTTAACAGAAAGGAGAGCCAAGATGTCCTCGGTATTTGAGGATCAGAATGCAGCAACCCATCTCATTCGCCATGCTGTGGGCAACAACGAGTTTGGGGCTGTTGATCACGAGCGCCTCTCCAAAATGCTTAGTCTTCCCGAAGAGCTTGCTCGGATGTACAGAGATGACATTACAATCATTGTAGTTCAGTTCAATTCTCATGTCGTAGGGGCATATCAAAACCAGGAATAGTGAGTGGATCTTACCCTGGCAATTCTCAAATGAAATAGATTTAAAGGgcagatagatttttaaaagatactagTACAATAAACATTTCCAGTAGGTCATTCTAAGCATTTACCCATTTGATACTCTAGCTAGTCAAGTACTCCAGGTTGACTTTGCAGCAGGGTGGCAGGATCATGAGAGTTTCATTCTGCCTAGCTTGGACCTCATAGCACCTGCATTTGAGGCAAGTCAGTTCCTTATTGCAGATGTCTTGTGGCATTGGCTTCTTTTATCAATCTGAGAAAATCAGGATGACCTAGCAAGTAGACTCTTGAATGGGCCGAAAGCAAGGATCTTGCTGGGCGTATTCTTTTGGTAAAAGGGAAGAAACATTACTGTTCACACCTGCAGACCCATTTTGTCACTAAGATTCCAGTGTACCTGAgatcatttatttattgcatGATTTCCTAGATATACGATCTGTGCATGattcatataaatttattttaacctGAAGTGATTTTCAGATCCAGTGCTTTAAGCCATAAATGACCAAGAACTAAGCAACCTCCCTTCCCCACCGCTGAGTACTTAATGTAAttgaaacattttctattttttcactcaCTTGAagacaataaacatttttagttTCATCTACCCTTACATtgatgttaaataaaaaagatttttttcagtttgtattAATGAAGAACTTTatttagtttgaaataaaaagatcCATAATAAAAAGGAGGGATTGATATGTTCAGTTGCTGTCATCTATAGCGACCAGCGCACCACTCTTATCATGTAATCTCCAAAGGCTTGGCGTGCTGTAAGTGTGTGGTGGGTAGACTGCTGCCGGGAAATCATACTTCTAATTTAGTAGTGATGAGAATTTTCATCACTTTTGGGAATCTTAAGGGTGACgtataaaataagtttaaatatcaatttggggagtgaGGTTTAATGTTACCTTCCATTGAGATGGCAGAGGAAGTTTTTGTTTTCCCCCACTTAGACATAGgtcaattaaaatatttggtttcAAAATTACTAAATGCTTTAAACATATTATAGCTTATAAATAGGACTGTTAAGATATATACATGAGAAATTTTAAACGAACTATTGTGCATGCCTGATGCTTCTTTAATAGAACACTTAGTAGCATCAAGTGTTGTTTGCAGCAGTCTCCGCAATTATATGCAGTCCCTTCTAATGATATatcaaagtaaatgaaaataaatatattcagatCGGCTTTTGAGAGCTTATTTGATATGCATCAAATGGCATTTTGTTCCTGTGTTTAATGGTGATCTGTGTACAGCTGTGCatgtattttcatcttttattctaTCATCACTATTAAAAGATTGGCTATGACTATGTTTGAGATTCATATAGATTTTAATACAACACATGATTAGCTTTCCCTTGTGTAATTAGTTGAGGGGTCTGTAGGAGTCCTTTTGGATTTCTGTAGAATATGAACTAAATGTTCAAGGACTCCCTCTGGACTGTGGACACTAAAGCATTGTAGAACTCTTGACTGCAGAACTTGTTCCAGTTGAAAAATAAACTCAGGAAGATTGTACCTCAGAATATCATCTACTGTTTGTTTtctgaggttttttgtttttttctgttttttttttttttcttaagtcagCTTGGAACTTTTCTTCCAGGCAGCATTTTGGAGGGGGAAAGGCTgtactatatatttatttctaaatgttttgaaaaagacttcatcttttaatgaaatatatatagaCTGCAGCAGCAACTAAAACCCATTTTCAGGCTactatttgaatttcttttggaCACCATCACTGAAGAGTTCCATATTACTATATACTTAATAAAAGTCTTGTCTGTATATAGTGTTTAGTTTCCTGTGGTCATAATCAAGATAGTAATTCTTATTATTACACAAGAAACTTGGTCTGCAGTCCAAAAACCAGTCTACTCTCTgtagaaatgaaaatgcaatgtGGAGTTGACAttgtggaaatgaaaataattggatGTTAGAAATCTGAATGTACTCTCATCTAAAAGCAGTTGTGATTTTATTGTAATTGGTTGTCACTGTGATGTGATATCTGGAATTAAAGAATACATGTAAACTTTCATGGTATTTAGCCTTTCTTAAACTTTTCCTTATTTAAACTTTCTAACATGTATGAACTTCTGTATTTGTATTTAATCAGTGGCTCATGATATTTATAATACGCCCATCACTAGTCAATGGAATGGGGGTATGGTACATAGTACTTGGTAGAAAAACTGTCTTATAGAGGATGTATCTGTGTGAAGAAGTGAGAAGTTTATAATGTAGAGAATGGTCAGAGAAATGCCCACAGTGAATTAAAGCTTCATGTCTGCTTTCTGAATGGCCTGTGTTTTTCATAATAGTTAAACTCATTAAATACTTTCTACGGTGGTAGATTATACTTTAAGATCCAGTAGGTAAatagtacttttttaaaaaaactgaagtataatttactttcaataaaatgcgtagattttaaatatacagtttgTGATTTGGTAACTACAACCCCAATAAAGGTATAGAACTTTTCCATTACTCCAGAaaattccctcatgcccctttccaGTAAATCTCTCCCCAGGTAACTATTGTTCTGACTTCTATCATGATAGATTAATGTTGCTTGATCTAgaaattcatataaattaaatcatataatatgtactcttttgtgtctgacttttgttcaatttttaaagattcatttaTGTTGAGTGTATTCACAGTCTCTTCCTTGTTACCAAATATcgttccattgtatgaatataccataatttaccTTTAGTTGATGGGCATTGTTAGTCCTACCCCCCATTTTAAAGCTAACTTTTAGATTAGCAATTCTCAGAAATACTGTTTGG
This genomic interval from Equus przewalskii isolate Varuska chromosome 8, EquPr2, whole genome shotgun sequence contains the following:
- the PDP1 gene encoding pyruvate dehyrogenase phosphatase catalytic subunit 1 isoform X1; translation: MCVCPGPRRIGIPVRSSSLPLFSDAMPGPTQLFFPLIRNCELSRIYGTACYCHHKHLCCSSPYLPQSRLRYTSHPAYATFCRPKDNWWQYTQGRRYASTPQKFYLTPPQVNSILKANEYSFKVPEFDGKNVSSVLGFDSNQLPANAPIEDRRSAATCLQTRGMLLGVFDGHAGCACSQAVSERLFYYIAVSLLPHETLLEIENAVESGRALLPILQWHKHPNDYFSKEASKLYFNSLRTYWQELIDLNTGESTDIDVKEALINAFKRLDNDISLEAQVGDPNSFLNYLVLRVAFSGATACVAHVDGVDLHVANTGDSRAMLGVQEEDGSWSAVTLSNDHNAQNERELERLKLEHPKNEAKSVVKQDRLLGLLMPFRAFGDVKFKWSIDLQKRVIESGPDQLNDNEYTKFIPPNYYTPPYLTAEPEVTYHRLRPQDKFLVLATDGLWETMHRQDVVRIVGEYLTGMHHQQPIAVGGYKVTLGQMHGLLTERRAKMSSVFEDQNAATHLIRHAVGNNEFGAVDHERLSKMLSLPEELARMYRDDITIIVVQFNSHVVGAYQNQE
- the PDP1 gene encoding pyruvate dehyrogenase phosphatase catalytic subunit 1 isoform X2, with translation MPGPTQLFFPLIRNCELSRIYGTACYCHHKHLCCSSPYLPQSRLRYTSHPAYATFCRPKDNWWQYTQGRRYASTPQKFYLTPPQVNSILKANEYSFKVPEFDGKNVSSVLGFDSNQLPANAPIEDRRSAATCLQTRGMLLGVFDGHAGCACSQAVSERLFYYIAVSLLPHETLLEIENAVESGRALLPILQWHKHPNDYFSKEASKLYFNSLRTYWQELIDLNTGESTDIDVKEALINAFKRLDNDISLEAQVGDPNSFLNYLVLRVAFSGATACVAHVDGVDLHVANTGDSRAMLGVQEEDGSWSAVTLSNDHNAQNERELERLKLEHPKNEAKSVVKQDRLLGLLMPFRAFGDVKFKWSIDLQKRVIESGPDQLNDNEYTKFIPPNYYTPPYLTAEPEVTYHRLRPQDKFLVLATDGLWETMHRQDVVRIVGEYLTGMHHQQPIAVGGYKVTLGQMHGLLTERRAKMSSVFEDQNAATHLIRHAVGNNEFGAVDHERLSKMLSLPEELARMYRDDITIIVVQFNSHVVGAYQNQE